The following are from one region of the Capsicum annuum cultivar UCD-10X-F1 chromosome 1, UCD10Xv1.1, whole genome shotgun sequence genome:
- the LOC107863855 gene encoding phosphatidylinositol N-acetylglucosaminyltransferase subunit A isoform X2 yields the protein MGEPGKHRILMVSDFFYPNFGGVENHIYYLSQCLIKEGHKVVVMTHAYQNRSGVRYMTNGLKVYYVPWKPFLMQNTLPTFFGTLSITRTILIREKISLVHGHQAFSTLCHEALMHARTMGYKVVFTDHSLYGFSDVGSIHMNKVLQFTLADVTQAICVSHTSKENTVLRSGLPPEKVYVIPNAVDTAMFTPAPERLSRDEIVIVVLSRLVYRKGADLLVEVIPEVCKRHPNVRFIVGGDGPKRVRLEEMREKHSLQDRVDMLGAVPHAKVRSVLITGHIFLNSSLTEAFCIAILEAASCGLLTVSTRVGGVPEVLPDDMVVLAAPDPTTMVHAITRAIYMLPKIDPQDMHNRMKKLYSWPDVARRTEIVYNRALKCSNPPLLDRLSRYLTCGTWAGKIFCLVMIVNFLLWRLLQLWKPDKDIEVVPDIQLPKSQHEETPFGSRPEKSL from the exons ATGGGTGAACCAGGAAAACATAGAATCTTAATGGTCTCAGATTTTTTCTACCCCAATTTTGGTGGTGTGGAGAATCATATATACTATCTATCACAATGCTTGATTAAGGAAGGACACAAG GTGGTAGTTATGACTCATGCTTATCAGAATCGATCTGGAGTAAGATATATGACTAATGGCCTGAAAGTTTATTATGTCCCATGGAAACCGTTTCTCATGCAAAACACATTGCCAACCTTTTTTGGAACACTTTCAATTACAAGGACAATTCTGATTAGGGAAAAGATATCACTGGTACATGGACATCAAGCCTTCTCAACCTTATGTCATGAAGCTCTAATGCATGCTCGGACCATGGGTTACAAAGTTGTATTCACGGATCATTCTCTCTATGGGTTTTCGGATGTTGGAAGTATTCACATGAATAAGGTGCTACAATTTACTCTAGCCGATGTAACTCAGGCTATATGTGTTTCTCACACAAGCAAAGAGAATACAGTTTTAAGGTCTGGTCTGCCGCCTGAAAAGGTTTATGTTATTCCAAATGCTGTGGACACGGCCATGTTTACGCCTGCTCCAGAGCGTCTCAGCAGGGATGAAATTGTAATTGTTGTGCTAAGTAGGTTAGTTTATCGTAAAGGAGCAGATTTGCTCGTCGAAGTGATCCCTGAAGTATGCAAACGGCATCCCAAT GTTCGCTTCATTGTTGGAGGAGATGGACCCAAACGAGTGCGTCTGGAAGAAATGAGGGAGAAACACTCTCTTCAAGACCGAGTTGACATGTTGGGGGCTGTCCCTCATGCTAAAGTGCGGTCTGTACTTATAACTGGCCATATATTTTTGAACAG TTCTTTAACAGAAGCATTTTGCATAGCTATATTGGAAGCTGCAAGTTGTGGATTATTAACAGTCAGTACACGTGTAGGAGGTGTTCCAGAG GTTCTTCCAGATGATATGGTGGTTTTGGCTGCGCCAGATCCTACTACTATGGTTCACGCGATCACAAGGGCCATATATATGCTTCCTAAAATAGATCCACAAGATATGCACAACCGT ATGAAAAAACTTTATAGTTGGCCTGATGTAGCCAGGAGGACAGAAATTGTTTACAACCGTGCTTTGAAATGCTCCAATCCACCTTTGCTAGATCGATTGTCAAG GTACCTTACTTGTGGCACTTGGGCCGGGAAAATATTTTGCCTAGTTATGATAGTAAATTTTTTGCTCTGGCGGCTCTTGCAACTATGGAAG CCTGACAAGGACATTGAAGTGGTACCCGATATTCAACTTCCAAAGTCGCAACATGAGGAGACACCATTTGGTTCCAGGCCAGAAAAAAGCTTATGA
- the LOC107863855 gene encoding phosphatidylinositol N-acetylglucosaminyltransferase subunit A isoform X4 — protein sequence MGEPGKHRILMVSDFFYPNFGGVENHIYYLSQCLIKEGHKVVVMTHAYQNRSGVRYMTNGLKVYYVPWKPFLMQNTLPTFFGTLSITRTILIREKISLVHGHQAFSTLCHEALMHARTMGYKVVFTDHSLYGFSDVGSIHMNKVLQFTLADVTQAICVSHTSKENTVLRSGLPPEKVYVIPNAVDTAMFTPAPERLSRDEIVIVVLSRLVYRKGADLLVEVIPEVCKRHPNVRFIVGGDGPKRVRLEEMREKHSLQDRVDMLGAVPHAKVRSVLITGHIFLNRCETFKCYCVQPTTYNNNNNNNNKPSIFPHSEVWGGSLTEAFCIAILEAASCGLLTVSTRVGGVPEVLPDDMVVLAAPDPTTMVHAITRAIYMLPKIDPQDMHNRTTFWSPTSATANKNISVTCVKSVKHIRHG from the exons ATGGGTGAACCAGGAAAACATAGAATCTTAATGGTCTCAGATTTTTTCTACCCCAATTTTGGTGGTGTGGAGAATCATATATACTATCTATCACAATGCTTGATTAAGGAAGGACACAAG GTGGTAGTTATGACTCATGCTTATCAGAATCGATCTGGAGTAAGATATATGACTAATGGCCTGAAAGTTTATTATGTCCCATGGAAACCGTTTCTCATGCAAAACACATTGCCAACCTTTTTTGGAACACTTTCAATTACAAGGACAATTCTGATTAGGGAAAAGATATCACTGGTACATGGACATCAAGCCTTCTCAACCTTATGTCATGAAGCTCTAATGCATGCTCGGACCATGGGTTACAAAGTTGTATTCACGGATCATTCTCTCTATGGGTTTTCGGATGTTGGAAGTATTCACATGAATAAGGTGCTACAATTTACTCTAGCCGATGTAACTCAGGCTATATGTGTTTCTCACACAAGCAAAGAGAATACAGTTTTAAGGTCTGGTCTGCCGCCTGAAAAGGTTTATGTTATTCCAAATGCTGTGGACACGGCCATGTTTACGCCTGCTCCAGAGCGTCTCAGCAGGGATGAAATTGTAATTGTTGTGCTAAGTAGGTTAGTTTATCGTAAAGGAGCAGATTTGCTCGTCGAAGTGATCCCTGAAGTATGCAAACGGCATCCCAAT GTTCGCTTCATTGTTGGAGGAGATGGACCCAAACGAGTGCGTCTGGAAGAAATGAGGGAGAAACACTCTCTTCAAGACCGAGTTGACATGTTGGGGGCTGTCCCTCATGCTAAAGTGCGGTCTGTACTTATAACTGGCCATATATTTTTGAACAGGTGTGAAACCTTCAAGTGTTACTGCGTACAACCTAcaacttacaacaacaacaacaacaacaacaacaaacccagtatattcccacatagtgaggtctggggagg TTCTTTAACAGAAGCATTTTGCATAGCTATATTGGAAGCTGCAAGTTGTGGATTATTAACAGTCAGTACACGTGTAGGAGGTGTTCCAGAG GTTCTTCCAGATGATATGGTGGTTTTGGCTGCGCCAGATCCTACTACTATGGTTCACGCGATCACAAGGGCCATATATATGCTTCCTAAAATAGATCCACAAGATATGCACAACCGT ACAACATTTTGGTCTCCAACTTCAGCAACGGCGAACAAGAACATTTCAGTAACCTGCGTCAAGTCTGTTAAACATATTAGACATGGCTAA
- the LOC107863855 gene encoding phosphatidylinositol N-acetylglucosaminyltransferase subunit A isoform X1, with protein MGEPGKHRILMVSDFFYPNFGGVENHIYYLSQCLIKEGHKVVVMTHAYQNRSGVRYMTNGLKVYYVPWKPFLMQNTLPTFFGTLSITRTILIREKISLVHGHQAFSTLCHEALMHARTMGYKVVFTDHSLYGFSDVGSIHMNKVLQFTLADVTQAICVSHTSKENTVLRSGLPPEKVYVIPNAVDTAMFTPAPERLSRDEIVIVVLSRLVYRKGADLLVEVIPEVCKRHPNVRFIVGGDGPKRVRLEEMREKHSLQDRVDMLGAVPHAKVRSVLITGHIFLNRCETFKCYCVQPTTYNNNNNNNNKPSIFPHSEVWGGSLTEAFCIAILEAASCGLLTVSTRVGGVPEVLPDDMVVLAAPDPTTMVHAITRAIYMLPKIDPQDMHNRMKKLYSWPDVARRTEIVYNRALKCSNPPLLDRLSRYLTCGTWAGKIFCLVMIVNFLLWRLLQLWKPDKDIEVVPDIQLPKSQHEETPFGSRPEKSL; from the exons ATGGGTGAACCAGGAAAACATAGAATCTTAATGGTCTCAGATTTTTTCTACCCCAATTTTGGTGGTGTGGAGAATCATATATACTATCTATCACAATGCTTGATTAAGGAAGGACACAAG GTGGTAGTTATGACTCATGCTTATCAGAATCGATCTGGAGTAAGATATATGACTAATGGCCTGAAAGTTTATTATGTCCCATGGAAACCGTTTCTCATGCAAAACACATTGCCAACCTTTTTTGGAACACTTTCAATTACAAGGACAATTCTGATTAGGGAAAAGATATCACTGGTACATGGACATCAAGCCTTCTCAACCTTATGTCATGAAGCTCTAATGCATGCTCGGACCATGGGTTACAAAGTTGTATTCACGGATCATTCTCTCTATGGGTTTTCGGATGTTGGAAGTATTCACATGAATAAGGTGCTACAATTTACTCTAGCCGATGTAACTCAGGCTATATGTGTTTCTCACACAAGCAAAGAGAATACAGTTTTAAGGTCTGGTCTGCCGCCTGAAAAGGTTTATGTTATTCCAAATGCTGTGGACACGGCCATGTTTACGCCTGCTCCAGAGCGTCTCAGCAGGGATGAAATTGTAATTGTTGTGCTAAGTAGGTTAGTTTATCGTAAAGGAGCAGATTTGCTCGTCGAAGTGATCCCTGAAGTATGCAAACGGCATCCCAAT GTTCGCTTCATTGTTGGAGGAGATGGACCCAAACGAGTGCGTCTGGAAGAAATGAGGGAGAAACACTCTCTTCAAGACCGAGTTGACATGTTGGGGGCTGTCCCTCATGCTAAAGTGCGGTCTGTACTTATAACTGGCCATATATTTTTGAACAGGTGTGAAACCTTCAAGTGTTACTGCGTACAACCTAcaacttacaacaacaacaacaacaacaacaacaaacccagtatattcccacatagtgaggtctggggagg TTCTTTAACAGAAGCATTTTGCATAGCTATATTGGAAGCTGCAAGTTGTGGATTATTAACAGTCAGTACACGTGTAGGAGGTGTTCCAGAG GTTCTTCCAGATGATATGGTGGTTTTGGCTGCGCCAGATCCTACTACTATGGTTCACGCGATCACAAGGGCCATATATATGCTTCCTAAAATAGATCCACAAGATATGCACAACCGT ATGAAAAAACTTTATAGTTGGCCTGATGTAGCCAGGAGGACAGAAATTGTTTACAACCGTGCTTTGAAATGCTCCAATCCACCTTTGCTAGATCGATTGTCAAG GTACCTTACTTGTGGCACTTGGGCCGGGAAAATATTTTGCCTAGTTATGATAGTAAATTTTTTGCTCTGGCGGCTCTTGCAACTATGGAAG CCTGACAAGGACATTGAAGTGGTACCCGATATTCAACTTCCAAAGTCGCAACATGAGGAGACACCATTTGGTTCCAGGCCAGAAAAAAGCTTATGA
- the LOC107863855 gene encoding phosphatidylinositol N-acetylglucosaminyltransferase subunit A isoform X3, whose product MGEPGKHRILMVSDFFYPNFGGVENHIYYLSQCLIKEGHKVVVMTHAYQNRSGVRYMTNGLKVYYVPWKPFLMQNTLPTFFGTLSITRTILIREKISLVHGHQAFSTLCHEALMHARTMGYKVVFTDHSLYGFSDVGSIHMNKVLQFTLADVTQAICVSHTSKENTVLRSGLPPEKVYVIPNAVDTAMFTPAPERLSRDEIVIVVLSRLVYRKGADLLVEVIPEVCKRHPNVRFIVGGDGPKRVRLEEMREKHSLQDRVDMLGAVPHAKVRSLTEAFCIAILEAASCGLLTVSTRVGGVPEVLPDDMVVLAAPDPTTMVHAITRAIYMLPKIDPQDMHNRMKKLYSWPDVARRTEIVYNRALKCSNPPLLDRLSRYLTCGTWAGKIFCLVMIVNFLLWRLLQLWKPDKDIEVVPDIQLPKSQHEETPFGSRPEKSL is encoded by the exons ATGGGTGAACCAGGAAAACATAGAATCTTAATGGTCTCAGATTTTTTCTACCCCAATTTTGGTGGTGTGGAGAATCATATATACTATCTATCACAATGCTTGATTAAGGAAGGACACAAG GTGGTAGTTATGACTCATGCTTATCAGAATCGATCTGGAGTAAGATATATGACTAATGGCCTGAAAGTTTATTATGTCCCATGGAAACCGTTTCTCATGCAAAACACATTGCCAACCTTTTTTGGAACACTTTCAATTACAAGGACAATTCTGATTAGGGAAAAGATATCACTGGTACATGGACATCAAGCCTTCTCAACCTTATGTCATGAAGCTCTAATGCATGCTCGGACCATGGGTTACAAAGTTGTATTCACGGATCATTCTCTCTATGGGTTTTCGGATGTTGGAAGTATTCACATGAATAAGGTGCTACAATTTACTCTAGCCGATGTAACTCAGGCTATATGTGTTTCTCACACAAGCAAAGAGAATACAGTTTTAAGGTCTGGTCTGCCGCCTGAAAAGGTTTATGTTATTCCAAATGCTGTGGACACGGCCATGTTTACGCCTGCTCCAGAGCGTCTCAGCAGGGATGAAATTGTAATTGTTGTGCTAAGTAGGTTAGTTTATCGTAAAGGAGCAGATTTGCTCGTCGAAGTGATCCCTGAAGTATGCAAACGGCATCCCAAT GTTCGCTTCATTGTTGGAGGAGATGGACCCAAACGAGTGCGTCTGGAAGAAATGAGGGAGAAACACTCTCTTCAAGACCGAGTTGACATGTTGGGGGCTGTCCCTCATGCTAAAGTGCG TTCTTTAACAGAAGCATTTTGCATAGCTATATTGGAAGCTGCAAGTTGTGGATTATTAACAGTCAGTACACGTGTAGGAGGTGTTCCAGAG GTTCTTCCAGATGATATGGTGGTTTTGGCTGCGCCAGATCCTACTACTATGGTTCACGCGATCACAAGGGCCATATATATGCTTCCTAAAATAGATCCACAAGATATGCACAACCGT ATGAAAAAACTTTATAGTTGGCCTGATGTAGCCAGGAGGACAGAAATTGTTTACAACCGTGCTTTGAAATGCTCCAATCCACCTTTGCTAGATCGATTGTCAAG GTACCTTACTTGTGGCACTTGGGCCGGGAAAATATTTTGCCTAGTTATGATAGTAAATTTTTTGCTCTGGCGGCTCTTGCAACTATGGAAG CCTGACAAGGACATTGAAGTGGTACCCGATATTCAACTTCCAAAGTCGCAACATGAGGAGACACCATTTGGTTCCAGGCCAGAAAAAAGCTTATGA